gttcaaaacaaatcatatatatgaaagttggccaactctctccatatgattgacacatcatcactttagcatttGACATGTgtctattaattatttaagcttttcaacttctaatttataggttaatgatatatttcttattcaattttattttacatatttaattatactattactaaatttatttttattttatatgatttttcaataaaactattttaatagttttctcatattcgaagatttttttttgtaatcaaaaCTCAAAGTATGAATGTATAATAGTCGTGGATtacttaatgatttgagtaagttattctcttaaattgatatttatattctcttatgatatttatataataaatcactGAGACTGAAGAATAAGTAAGGAACTCTATCATCAAATGCTTAGGTTTCTAGAATCCAACACTACCTTCTCTTAAACTGGTTTAAGACAAAcgttgtttatgaattatatgtatgatgcattgttgaaaatgttgttagaaaaaaatatttttaatattaaaagtaaTTGCTTATTGCACGAGTGaatgattaaataaataaaaattaaatttaaattaaataatacaaaaaaatccgaaaaaaCCGCGGGGCGGGTGAACATCTAgtaaacataataattagAGAGAGCCGCATTTTTGGATCAAACGCCCACACGAAGACGTGCCTACAATTAACTCTTATCATCGATCACTAAATTCTAAACTAGATCATGgcgacttttttttttttttttttaaaaccttgaCATCGTCAATTTAAACTAGTTGGCTCTGtaaaccttttgtttttttcttttcttagaAAAGATCTTTGTTCAAATTTAAACTACTTGTCTCCAGTTGAAcagtaaaataattatttttgctaCTTGGAGTTGATTTAATCAATTGATGAATAAGGAAAAGTTTCATTAGAGAGAGACGATAACTCTCTGCTTCTATGAAGTGGTTTTGGATTTCTGGATAACAGGAACAATTCAAAGAATGTGGAGATtaaagaatcagaagaagaaagaaacggCAGATTCGCCGAGTTCTTCTCCAACAGCACCGTCAGTCGATTCAGCGGTGATGGGAAGTGGTCAGACTCATTTTACCTATGAAGAGCTAGAGGACATAACAGAAGGGTTTTCTAAGCAAAACATACTTGGAGAAGGAGGTTTTGGTTGTGTCTACAAAGGTAAACTAAAAGATGGAAAACTTGTTGCTGTTAAGCAGCTTAAGGTTGGTAGCGGACAAGGAGACCGTGAGTTTAAGGCGGAGGTTGAGATTATTAGCCGTGTTCATCATCGCCATTTGGTATCGCTTGTTGGATACTGCATTGCGGATTCAGAGAGATTGCTTATCTATGAGTATGTTCCTAACCAAACATTGGAGCATCATTTGCATGGTGAGACTCTTTTACCACTTTTTTCATTAGACAAGATTTTCttgacatgtttttttttacttacatTGGTTATGTTCTTGGACAGGGAAGGGTAGGCCAGTGCTTGAATGGGCTAGGAGAGTCAGAATCGCTATAGTTCTGCCAAAGGTTTGGCGTATTTGCACGAAGACTGTAAGTACTTTTTGCGATGTTTATTCAGTTTCAAATAGAAGCTGAATCAAAGCGACtttatttatcttgttttgCAGGTCACCCAAAAATCATTCACAGGGACATAAAGTCCGCTAACATCTTGCTGGACGATGAGTTTGAAGTTCAGGCAATCTTTGAGCTTTTGACTCTGTAGTTTTAGTTGATGTGAGTTTTATCTGTTCTTAGACTTCTGTTTCTTGATGTTTAGGTTGCTGACTTTGGACTTGCCAAAGTCAATGATACAACACAAACTCATGTCTCAACTCGCGTTATGGGAACCTTCGGGTAAGATTCACGTAACGGGGGTACTCTTATAGTGAACCTATCAAAGTATATATCTccatttgagaagaaaagtCCTTGGCAGTATCAGTGTGCTTAGCCTTCTAAATCTGATTGTGATGAACTAGTACGTATAGAGAGGTTAAGAGGTTATAAATTGTTGAAAAGTACATAAGCCTCTAATGTTATAGGCTTTTGTTATCAGGTACTTGGCACCAGAATATGCACAAAGTGGACAACTTACTGATAGATCAGATGTTTTCTCGTTTGGAGTTGTTCTCTTAGAGCTTATAACTGGACGCAAACCTGTTGACCGGAACCAGCCTTTGGGAGAAGAGAGTTTGGTTGGATGGGTAAAGATACTAATCTGTCTTGACATCTCCATATATGGTTGGACTTTGCTCTAGTTAAATACTAATCTGTCTTGACATCTTCATAGGCTCGTCCACTACTTAAAAAAGCCATTGAGACCGGTGATTTCAGTGAACTAGTTGATAGACGGCTCGAAAAGCATTACGTGAAGAATGAAGTTTTCAGAATGATTGAAACGGCTGCTGCTTGTGTTAGGTATTCAGGTCCAAAACGTCCACGCATGGTTCAGGTACATTTCTAATAACATTATTCGTAGCCGCACAGCTAGCACTATGACTAATCAAAACCCACATATATAGcaacaaataacaattttatacatgtcatgtgttctttataaaaaatttgaaaactataaacaaaacttgtttGAAATAAGGTTTTGAGAGCACTAGATAGTGAAGGAGACATGGGAGATATCTGCAATGGAATCAAAGTGGGACAAAGCAGTACTTGTGACGACTCTGGTCAGAATCATAGTGTGATAAAGGACGTCGGGTCTATAGGAAGAGGAGGAATGGTGGTATCAGGGGTGAGGGTGGTCACACGTTTGATGGTTGATGCTTATCATAATCGGCACGAGGGAAAGAAAGCAGAGAGAAGAATCTGAAGGGATGCTGAAGATCCTGATCTCACTTTTTATTTCCATTTCTGTAATCTGTAGAATGGGGTGCTAAAACTAATAACAACTTTACTTACTTGAAATTGAAATACTTAAAAAACTAATGCGTGTTTACATATTTCAATGTCGGTTACTTCGCATCTTAACAGTGTACGACTACGAATtctcttatatttttgttgttctttccTAAAGGTGAGTACAAAAATATTGGTAAATTACTCGTTAACTTGTGAAATTGAATATTAATAGTCTTCCTTCCACATCACATAACTCatatttttggataattattcagatataataataaaattatcttaaaatatattctctttcagtttaatattagttgtcgtttaaacttttttcacgaatattaaaaaaaaatatattttttttctgttttacctctaattaatattttatttaatttgatatcatcaataaataaattttaaaaatatggatAAAACTTGAAGATATGTCAAACATCAGCATTGAAAATCATAAGGAACAACTAATTGACCTTTAAAACGACAACTAATACAAAacggaaaaatattaaatttactTGCACTGAAATTATGttatttcaataaaaaaaaatttcttgcATTGAAATCATGTCCGAAACTCCGAATGCACCATACTAAAATATATGGTTACATCTAGGGACGGATCTACAGTGTAAGGAGGTGGGGCACATGCCCCACACTAATCCTTGATAAGTATTTAATTGTTCAGCTTATTACATTAATATTGGTAAGCTTATTTGGAAGAAGTGCCCTACTCTATGTCCCAGAAGGTGTGTTCGATACCCTTACACTGgtattttatttcatgtttatattttccccatatttattattttaaaagaagttTCACTAATATGGTGCCCCATACAGTTTTCCGCCACTTACATCTTACATACGTGtgtattacaaaaaaatgttttctcaAAATGATATTatgaccaaaagaaaaagataattcCTAGATTTCTATCATTTAAAGAACAAGAGCAATCAAGAGGCCCAAATATATATTGGGCTTTATAAGCCTGGTTCATGACTTACAAACACGTCAGAGTGGCAAATTTCAAACGGGTCGGGTCgtattcaaaaaagaaatccaTCAATTTTGCGCGGTAACCCTGAGATTCCAGAAGTAAATAgagcaaaaaaagaatcaaaacaaaataatataatagaGAGAGCCGCATTTTTGGATCAAACACTCACACGACGTGCCTCCAATAAACTCTTATCATCACAACAATCACTAAATTCAAATAAAGATCATGGCGACCTGTTACAACATTATTATtcctttcaatttttatacgaaggtaagagagaaagaggacCTCCATTAATTTTTACCTTGACATCgtcaaatttttataattccGTAATGGCGTCCATTTCTCATCTTTCTCCAgctatcattttttttttcagtgaTTAGAAAAATCTTTGTTGATTTGGGAGtttaatttcagattttaattagttgtttCCAGTTGCAGAacagaaaaattatattagttGATTTATTATTCAATTGACTTGTTTTAATCAATTGATGAATAAACTCTCTGCTTTGCCTTGTATGAAGTGATTCcctaaaacagagagatttctGGGTTTTAGGGATTTGAGTGTTGTTTCTGTTATacagaaacaaattcaaacaagGCAAAAAAATGTCGGACTCGCCAACTTCTTCTCCACCAGCACCATCCGCTGATTCCGCTCCGC
This sequence is a window from Arabidopsis thaliana chromosome 1 sequence. Protein-coding genes within it:
- a CDS encoding Protein kinase superfamily protein (Protein kinase superfamily protein; FUNCTIONS IN: protein serine/threonine kinase activity, protein kinase activity, kinase activity, ATP binding; INVOLVED IN: protein amino acid phosphorylation; LOCATED IN: cellular_component unknown; CONTAINS InterPro DOMAIN/s: Protein kinase, ATP binding site (InterPro:IPR017441), Protein kinase, catalytic domain (InterPro:IPR000719), Serine-threonine/tyrosine-protein kinase (InterPro:IPR001245), Protein kinase-like domain (InterPro:IPR011009), Serine/threonine-protein kinase, active site (InterPro:IPR008271); BEST Arabidopsis thaliana protein match is: root hair specific 10 (TAIR:AT1G70460.1); Has 115439 Blast hits to 114217 proteins in 4447 species: Archae - 99; Bacteria - 14211; Metazoa - 42286; Fungi - 9488; Plants - 32542; Viruses - 373; Other Eukaryotes - 16440 (source: NCBI BLink).) → MWRLKNQKKKETADSPSSSPTAPSVDSAVMGSGQTHFTYEELEDITEGFSKQNILGEGGFGCVYKGKLKDGKLVAVKQLKVGSGQGDREFKAEVEIISRVHHRHLVSLVGYCIADSERLLIYEYVPNQTLEHHLHGKGRPVLEWARRVRIAIVLPKVWRICTKTVSHPKIIHRDIKSANILLDDEFEVQVADFGLAKVNDTTQTHVSTRVMGTFGYLAPEYAQSGQLTDRSDVFSFGVVLLELITGRKPVDRNQPLGEESLVGWARPLLKKAIETGDFSELVDRRLEKHYVKNEVFRMIETAAACVRYSGPKRPRMVQVLRALDSEGDMGDICNGIKVGQSSTCDDSGQNHSVIKDVGSIGRGGMVVSGVRVVTRLMVDAYHNRHEGKKAERRI